The Gemmatimonas sp. UBA7669 genome window below encodes:
- a CDS encoding VOC family protein, producing TLFRTRQLSLEPDSHPAARPFKQALVEDGIPFTSFGVDDVQAEYERLSAKGVRFTQQPTNLGPVIVATLDDTCGNLLQIAQLTGQG from the coding sequence AGACATTATTCAGGACGCGACAGTTGTCGCTGGAGCCGGATTCCCATCCGGCCGCACGGCCGTTCAAGCAGGCCCTCGTGGAGGACGGTATTCCGTTCACATCATTTGGGGTGGACGACGTGCAGGCCGAATACGAACGGCTCAGCGCGAAGGGTGTGCGATTCACGCAACAGCCCACGAATCTCGGGCCGGTGATTGTGGCCACGCTGGACGACACCTGCGGCAATCTGCTGCAGATTGCGCAGTTGACCGGTCAGGGGTGA
- a CDS encoding NYN domain-containing protein produces MAVRTMMFIDGTWLAVTANRMADQLGYAKRVGGPLRFGALPLLCAEHVARQLPSGDPLDVVRTHYFASIATNYDPVDDDAVQRRSEFFDALRRQHRYEVYRYDIDYRGGRVRRAQRPDEQTYEPREKAVDVGLATALLEMTALSAFDIAIVVGGDRDFVPALQAVRRLGKRVAIVSARGSCPREFYDPNDPLRLRDFDPIWLDDLWPKLVNTPELTSSHFAQPEPSLPQEHTDGAPPTEPADVEVPQLVVALADDHVSSAVADTPVHDDDAGSVHALVTKVHPTGYAFARDDEGLDYYFRREDLNSGNTFDDLTTWKTRVHLTLSASARPGNAGRARAVSITQQLTNAVQPPAPAAPWRTATQRRAGTTAALPALTTDAWDADPFAAPVRRTI; encoded by the coding sequence ATGGCCGTTCGTACCATGATGTTTATCGATGGCACCTGGTTGGCCGTAACGGCCAACCGTATGGCAGATCAACTGGGCTATGCCAAACGGGTTGGCGGGCCGCTGCGCTTCGGTGCCCTGCCCTTGCTCTGCGCCGAGCATGTGGCCAGACAACTCCCGTCGGGCGATCCGCTCGATGTCGTGCGCACACACTACTTCGCGTCCATCGCCACCAATTACGACCCGGTCGACGATGACGCCGTACAGCGACGCAGCGAGTTCTTCGATGCCCTGCGCCGGCAACACCGCTACGAAGTCTATCGCTACGACATCGACTACCGGGGCGGACGTGTGCGCCGCGCACAGCGACCCGACGAGCAGACCTACGAGCCACGCGAAAAGGCCGTCGACGTCGGACTCGCCACCGCCCTGCTGGAGATGACCGCCCTCTCCGCCTTCGACATTGCCATTGTGGTGGGTGGCGATCGCGACTTCGTGCCGGCGTTGCAGGCCGTGCGACGACTTGGCAAACGCGTGGCCATTGTGTCGGCACGTGGCTCCTGCCCGCGTGAGTTCTACGACCCCAACGATCCGCTGCGTCTCCGCGACTTCGATCCCATCTGGCTTGACGACCTCTGGCCGAAGCTGGTGAACACACCGGAGCTTACGTCCTCGCACTTCGCGCAGCCCGAGCCGTCCTTGCCCCAGGAGCACACCGACGGCGCGCCGCCTACTGAGCCCGCGGATGTCGAAGTGCCGCAGTTGGTCGTGGCCCTGGCCGACGACCATGTGTCAAGCGCCGTCGCTGACACACCCGTACACGATGACGACGCCGGCAGCGTACACGCGCTCGTCACCAAGGTGCATCCCACCGGTTATGCCTTCGCGCGCGACGACGAAGGGCTCGATTACTACTTCCGCCGTGAAGATCTCAACAGCGGCAACACCTTCGACGACTTGACCACCTGGAAGACCCGCGTGCATCTCACCTTGTCCGCCAGCGCTCGACCGGGCAACGCTGGACGCGCGCGTGCAGTGAGCATCACGCAGCAGTTGACCAACGCCGTGCAGCCACCCGCGCCGGCCGCTCCGTGGCGCACCGCAACGCAGCGGCGAGCGGGCACGACTGCGGCGCTACCGGCGCTGACCACCGACGCCTGGGACGCCGACCCATTCGCCGCGCCGGTGCGTCGCACCATCTGA
- a CDS encoding metallophosphoesterase family protein: MTNSLCPRRWLHSSLAPLLLLTSASISAAQSGATRPTGAPTDTVVHIAKPRMPLPDEAASAGVTRFSFIAYGDTRGRRDGVQEQYEHSLVVDQMLRTMTQLERGPDPVRFILQSGDAVVNGRDPKQWNVSFVGLINRLTTEGGVPYFLAPGNHDVTSSGDLANAGRAEGLRNYLRAVQQLIPADGATRRLAGYPTYAFGYGNVFVLAFDSNIAEDSTQLAWVESQLAGLDRERYQHVIAFFHHPAYSSGPHGGAIIERPTAAVRERYMPLFRKHGVTMLLTGHEHFFEHWVERWKDVRGEWQRMDQLVSGGGGAPLYSYQGEPDLRPYLRAGVADSVRVQHLVKPGMEPGDNAYHFVVVHVDGPRMWLEVIGVDWGRGYLPYRSNRATVRDSVIR, encoded by the coding sequence ATGACCAACTCCCTTTGCCCTCGCCGCTGGCTGCACTCGAGCCTTGCCCCGCTTCTGTTGCTCACTTCGGCGTCAATTTCCGCTGCGCAGAGTGGCGCGACACGCCCAACCGGTGCCCCGACAGACACCGTGGTGCACATCGCCAAACCGCGCATGCCGCTGCCCGACGAGGCGGCGAGCGCCGGTGTGACACGCTTCTCGTTCATTGCCTACGGCGACACGCGCGGGCGGCGCGATGGCGTGCAGGAGCAGTACGAACACTCGCTCGTGGTCGATCAGATGCTGCGCACCATGACGCAGCTGGAGCGTGGTCCCGATCCGGTGCGTTTCATTCTGCAGAGTGGTGACGCGGTGGTGAATGGGCGTGACCCGAAGCAGTGGAACGTGAGTTTCGTGGGCCTCATCAACCGGCTCACCACCGAGGGCGGCGTGCCGTACTTTCTCGCGCCTGGCAATCACGACGTGACCTCATCGGGTGACCTGGCCAATGCGGGGCGTGCGGAGGGATTGCGCAACTATCTGCGTGCGGTGCAGCAGCTCATTCCGGCGGATGGTGCGACGCGGCGTCTGGCTGGGTACCCCACGTATGCCTTTGGCTACGGCAATGTGTTCGTGCTCGCGTTCGACTCGAACATTGCGGAGGATTCGACGCAGCTCGCATGGGTGGAGTCGCAGTTGGCCGGGCTTGATCGTGAGCGCTATCAGCATGTGATCGCGTTCTTTCACCATCCCGCGTATTCGTCGGGGCCGCATGGTGGCGCCATCATCGAGCGCCCCACGGCCGCGGTGCGTGAGCGCTACATGCCGCTCTTTCGCAAACATGGTGTGACCATGTTGCTGACCGGGCATGAGCACTTCTTCGAGCACTGGGTGGAGCGCTGGAAGGATGTGCGCGGCGAGTGGCAGCGCATGGATCAGTTGGTGAGTGGCGGCGGCGGGGCGCCGCTCTACAGCTACCAGGGCGAGCCGGACCTCCGGCCGTATCTCCGGGCGGGCGTGGCGGACTCGGTGCGGGTGCAGCATCTGGTCAAGCCTGGCATGGAGCCGGGGGACAATGCCTACCACTTCGTGGTGGTGCACGTGGACGGTCCACGCATGTGGCTGGAGGTGATTGGTGTGGACTGGGGCCGGGGCTACCTGCCGTACCGGAGCAACCGCGCGACGGTGCGGGACAGTGTGATTCGGTAA
- a CDS encoding BlaI/MecI/CopY family transcriptional regulator, translating to MTDAPLGERELDVMAALWRLGSGTVNEVRDAVGDPLAYTTILTILRNLETKRFVRREEEGRAHRYFPLVAQQSAQRNALSRVLHSFFGGSPKALLAQLVHDEELSAEELQELARSLAAVDSKTSNEVAGRSTPANATRRGSGPSKRGAP from the coding sequence ATGACGGATGCACCGTTGGGTGAGCGCGAGCTGGACGTAATGGCGGCGCTGTGGCGGCTGGGGTCGGGTACGGTCAACGAAGTACGTGATGCGGTGGGAGATCCCCTGGCCTACACCACGATCCTCACGATCCTCCGCAATCTCGAAACCAAACGTTTCGTGCGGCGGGAAGAGGAGGGGAGGGCGCATCGCTACTTCCCCCTGGTCGCCCAGCAGTCGGCGCAGCGCAACGCGTTGTCGCGTGTGCTGCACAGTTTCTTCGGCGGTTCGCCCAAGGCGCTGCTGGCGCAACTCGTACACGACGAGGAGCTCTCCGCCGAAGAATTGCAGGAATTGGCGCGGTCACTGGCGGCGGTGGACAGCAAGACGTCGAATGAGGTCGCCGGTCGCTCGACTCCAGCGAACGCGACACGTCGCGGTTCAGGGCCATCCAAGCGGGGGGCGCCATGA
- a CDS encoding M56 family metallopeptidase has protein sequence MSDVAVTWTVALTWLGASLAFSALLGLSVLFGELLVASFGRPRRFLWASALVLAVIWPVAGWFMVPRVAPQWVVHPYEPPAATMDVGPSAVIMPAVDRAWTASSLPPVATVATLWGVLSLVMAGFVLRGALVLYRAQRAARREVLLGETVLRTQHVGPAVIGVGRASLLMPDWLWELDERLQRLVLHHELEHRRAGDPWLVWGGVLATLITPWNPVIWWMMHRMRLAMEIDCDARTLKAHPDAGSQYPRLLLLIAHLRQRPQYTPHLAPLIIPSASQLSRRMRAMTSPVPLKSPMAKLAVAAITFGLLNAACSRQIAGNLAGPAVPVVMESVPGEGVSVAPSDSVTSAAAKDSVYFDFQVERQAIALPPGFGPRFAEVLGTLKVDGDVLMQFVVEPGGTVRKESIKVLQSPHPELSNAVVVGLSELRFQPAMRGGRPVAQLVQQRSSFGVGKPVSTQQSESKGRAAGGERKTDTTPTPASTDRVLFDFEVDTPAMFAPGSSGPAYPAEARARGLNGEVLAQFVVDVDGTVVPGSIRVVRSSDSLFSAAVEQFLPSARFTPAKNGGQPVRQLVQQPFGFETRKD, from the coding sequence ATGAGCGACGTGGCCGTCACCTGGACGGTGGCACTCACGTGGTTGGGTGCGAGCCTGGCGTTTTCGGCGCTGCTTGGTTTGTCGGTGCTTTTCGGGGAGTTGCTGGTGGCGTCGTTCGGCCGACCGCGCCGCTTTCTCTGGGCCAGTGCGCTCGTCTTGGCGGTGATCTGGCCGGTTGCGGGCTGGTTCATGGTGCCGCGTGTGGCGCCGCAATGGGTGGTGCATCCGTACGAACCACCGGCGGCCACGATGGACGTGGGGCCGTCCGCTGTCATCATGCCTGCCGTGGATCGCGCATGGACCGCGTCCAGTCTGCCACCTGTGGCAACCGTGGCAACCCTGTGGGGCGTGCTGTCTCTGGTGATGGCCGGCTTCGTGCTTCGCGGGGCATTGGTGCTCTACAGGGCGCAGCGTGCGGCGCGCCGAGAGGTGCTGCTCGGTGAAACGGTGCTGCGCACGCAGCATGTCGGACCGGCCGTGATTGGTGTGGGGCGCGCCTCGCTGCTGATGCCGGATTGGCTGTGGGAACTCGATGAACGATTGCAGCGACTTGTGCTGCACCATGAGCTGGAGCATCGCCGCGCGGGCGATCCATGGCTGGTGTGGGGCGGTGTGCTTGCCACGCTGATCACCCCGTGGAATCCGGTGATCTGGTGGATGATGCACAGAATGCGTCTCGCCATGGAGATCGACTGCGATGCACGCACGCTCAAGGCCCATCCCGATGCCGGGTCGCAGTATCCGCGCCTGCTCCTGCTCATTGCGCACCTGCGGCAGCGTCCGCAGTACACGCCACATCTGGCGCCCTTGATTATCCCTTCCGCTTCACAACTTTCCCGGAGAATGCGTGCCATGACATCCCCCGTGCCTCTTAAGAGTCCGATGGCAAAGTTGGCGGTGGCTGCCATCACGTTCGGATTGCTCAATGCGGCCTGCTCGCGTCAGATCGCCGGCAATCTGGCGGGGCCTGCGGTGCCGGTGGTGATGGAGTCAGTGCCTGGGGAGGGTGTGTCGGTAGCGCCGAGTGATTCGGTGACGAGCGCGGCGGCCAAGGACTCGGTGTATTTCGATTTTCAGGTGGAGCGGCAGGCAATCGCGCTACCTCCCGGATTTGGGCCACGCTTTGCCGAGGTGCTTGGTACACTGAAGGTGGACGGCGACGTTCTGATGCAGTTTGTCGTTGAACCGGGTGGCACAGTGCGCAAAGAGTCCATCAAGGTTCTCCAGTCACCTCATCCCGAGCTATCCAACGCTGTCGTTGTCGGTCTGAGCGAGCTGCGCTTCCAACCTGCGATGCGCGGTGGTCGACCGGTTGCCCAATTGGTGCAGCAGCGCTCGTCGTTTGGTGTGGGAAAGCCGGTCTCCACTCAGCAGTCCGAGAGCAAAGGCCGCGCTGCTGGAGGTGAAAGGAAGACTGACACGACGCCGACTCCCGCTTCGACGGACCGCGTGCTCTTCGACTTCGAGGTCGATACTCCGGCGATGTTTGCACCGGGCAGTAGCGGCCCGGCGTATCCCGCCGAAGCAAGAGCACGTGGTCTGAACGGCGAGGTGCTGGCGCAATTCGTGGTGGATGTGGACGGAACGGTTGTTCCGGGCAGCATACGCGTCGTGCGCTCCAGCGATTCACTGTTTTCGGCGGCTGTCGAACAATTCCTTCCAAGCGCACGATTCACTCCCGCGAAAAATGGCGGGCAGCCTGTAAGGCAGCTCGTGCAGCAGCCGTTCGGGTTCGAGACCAGGAAGGATTGA
- a CDS encoding type II toxin-antitoxin system VapB family antitoxin, with protein MDNSTMAINLKSPDAEKLIRELADITGETITDTIQQAVRERLTRERLRRLGAVEKSWARIGRIQERIRAYPEAGGVTGADA; from the coding sequence GTGGATAATTCCACCATGGCCATCAACCTCAAGAGTCCCGACGCCGAAAAGCTCATCCGGGAGCTGGCGGACATCACTGGTGAGACTATCACCGACACCATTCAGCAGGCGGTGCGCGAGCGGCTCACGCGAGAGCGGCTACGCCGCCTTGGGGCGGTGGAGAAGTCCTGGGCGCGCATCGGGCGCATCCAGGAGCGCATTCGGGCGTATCCCGAGGCGGGCGGTGTGACGGGGGCTGACGCGTGA
- a CDS encoding type II toxin-antitoxin system VapC family toxin: MILTTSALRALWRNEADASLLHTAIMRAPVRAVSAATVVDAAMQLLSERQGGADLELDALLRELEVVVVPFSESQAHRAREAARTFGPGRHKASLGLGDCMAYALAIESGEPVLAVGEAFVGTDVERVAY, encoded by the coding sequence GTGATCCTGACCACGTCAGCGCTGCGGGCGCTCTGGAGAAACGAGGCCGATGCCTCGCTGCTGCACACGGCCATCATGCGCGCGCCGGTTCGGGCCGTGTCAGCGGCCACGGTGGTGGATGCGGCCATGCAGCTCTTGAGTGAGCGGCAGGGGGGCGCCGACCTCGAACTCGATGCGCTGCTGCGTGAGCTCGAGGTGGTGGTGGTGCCATTCAGCGAGTCGCAGGCCCATCGCGCGCGAGAGGCGGCCCGTACCTTCGGACCCGGACGTCACAAGGCGTCATTGGGGTTGGGTGACTGCATGGCTTACGCGCTGGCCATCGAGAGTGGCGAGCCCGTGCTGGCCGTGGGTGAGGCCTTTGTGGGCACCGACGTGGAGCGGGTGGCGTACTAG